In one Thermococcus sp. 2319x1 genomic region, the following are encoded:
- a CDS encoding 60S ribosomal export protein NMD3, with protein sequence MSERFCYRCGISENEGGPLIGGLCQVCFRKENPVLLIEDEINTELCQNCGSYKVKGTWVDPKTYNLEGLIFEVADNALIENLILDERVKEVKIIPKEELEEIEEVPVGTAYVSFEPVKWHTEYFPAIINYEVEVKARVHKMQREPHHEKKEVTVYVRQTVCPRCQKFLGGYFEAILQVRAEDRVLTKEEKDEISKLVEEKVDEIMKRDRMGFIQDTVEKEEGIDFYMGSTSAARKLAQAIRDKYGGSISEAYQLIGQDRMTSKEVYRTSVSVRIPKFRKGDIVKDKKGNIYRVEDVNGKGLLLRNLSTHKNEHKDWKSVKRDEIDTVEHERVEAMATSLTPREVQFMDMNSYETFELEKPEFEVKEGEIYRLIRVKGKYYIEGKKPHC encoded by the coding sequence ATGAGCGAGAGATTTTGCTACAGGTGTGGGATTAGCGAGAACGAAGGGGGACCACTAATAGGAGGCCTCTGTCAGGTATGCTTTAGAAAGGAAAACCCCGTGCTCCTCATAGAAGATGAAATAAATACCGAACTCTGCCAGAACTGTGGGAGCTATAAGGTTAAAGGGACATGGGTTGATCCAAAAACTTACAACCTTGAAGGGCTTATCTTTGAAGTTGCCGATAATGCTCTCATTGAAAACCTCATCCTTGATGAGAGAGTTAAAGAGGTAAAAATCATTCCAAAGGAGGAGTTGGAGGAAATTGAAGAAGTGCCCGTGGGAACTGCATATGTGAGCTTTGAGCCAGTTAAGTGGCACACGGAGTACTTTCCGGCAATAATCAACTATGAAGTGGAAGTTAAAGCGAGAGTTCACAAAATGCAAAGGGAGCCTCACCATGAGAAGAAGGAGGTAACAGTTTATGTAAGGCAAACAGTGTGTCCAAGGTGTCAAAAATTCCTAGGAGGTTATTTCGAGGCAATTTTGCAGGTTAGAGCCGAAGATAGAGTCTTAACAAAAGAAGAGAAAGATGAAATCTCGAAACTAGTTGAGGAAAAAGTTGACGAAATAATGAAGCGCGACAGAATGGGCTTCATCCAAGATACCGTAGAAAAAGAAGAAGGAATAGACTTTTACATGGGATCAACAAGTGCCGCAAGAAAGCTTGCCCAAGCGATAAGGGATAAATATGGAGGGAGTATAAGTGAGGCTTATCAGCTGATTGGGCAGGACAGAATGACGAGCAAGGAAGTTTACAGGACGAGTGTTAGCGTTAGAATCCCGAAGTTTAGAAAAGGAGACATAGTTAAAGACAAAAAAGGCAACATATACAGGGTTGAGGATGTGAATGGAAAAGGGCTGCTCTTAAGGAACCTCTCCACTCACAAAAATGAACACAAAGACTGGAAAAGTGTAAAGCGAGATGAAATAGACACGGTAGAGCACGAGAGAGTAGAGGCAATGGCTACTAGCTTAACCCCAAGAGAAGTCCAGTTTATGGATATGAACAGCTATGAGACCTTTGAGCTCGAAAAACCAGAATTTGAAGTAAAGGAAGGGGAAATTTACAGGCTTATTAGGGTTAAAGGAAAATATTACATTGAAGGGAAAAAGCCGCACTGTTAG
- a CDS encoding DUF1464 family protein: protein MRVVGVDPGTKSFDIIGLEDGKIKLDLSFPSEVVAEEPSKIVKAIEEFNADIIIGPSGYGVPLKHISELTEKDRFEMTLVREEEMREIPVLIGLQKMVSEMAEKNMNVWFIPGVIHLPTVPEWRKYNKIDMGTADKMAITVLGIYDQAKRLGIDYSDVSFVLLEVGFGYNYAGAVKGGKIVDGIGGTIFPGPAYVNSGALDGEVAYLMKEVKKWHLFWGGASIIAAEKILPPEEFARRLDEEPFKKAWEAMKDGFVKAIASELAVVGDAEEIILSGRLMRIDELRKDVKDLFEERFDLPVVKQRGLEGKAKEAAQGSAIIGDGLAGGEFKELVEHVEIRKSYGSVLEWVKLPLAL, encoded by the coding sequence ATGAGGGTTGTAGGTGTCGATCCAGGCACGAAGAGTTTTGATATTATTGGCCTTGAAGACGGAAAAATAAAACTTGATCTCAGCTTTCCAAGTGAAGTAGTTGCGGAAGAGCCAAGCAAAATCGTCAAAGCGATAGAAGAGTTCAACGCGGACATAATCATAGGACCGAGCGGCTACGGGGTTCCGCTCAAGCACATAAGCGAATTAACTGAAAAAGATCGCTTCGAGATGACGCTCGTTAGAGAGGAGGAGATGAGGGAAATACCGGTTCTCATTGGATTGCAAAAGATGGTAAGCGAGATGGCAGAAAAGAACATGAACGTCTGGTTCATTCCCGGCGTTATACACCTCCCGACGGTTCCAGAGTGGAGGAAGTACAACAAGATCGACATGGGAACCGCGGATAAGATGGCTATAACGGTTCTCGGCATCTACGATCAGGCAAAGAGGCTCGGCATTGATTACTCTGACGTTTCATTCGTTCTCCTTGAGGTAGGCTTCGGCTACAACTACGCCGGAGCCGTGAAGGGCGGAAAAATAGTGGACGGAATTGGGGGGACCATCTTCCCGGGGCCGGCTTATGTGAACAGCGGCGCCCTCGACGGCGAGGTTGCTTATCTTATGAAAGAGGTCAAGAAGTGGCACCTCTTCTGGGGAGGAGCAAGCATAATAGCGGCCGAGAAAATACTACCGCCCGAGGAGTTTGCCAGAAGGCTCGACGAGGAGCCCTTCAAGAAGGCCTGGGAGGCCATGAAGGACGGCTTTGTAAAAGCGATTGCAAGCGAGTTGGCAGTTGTAGGAGATGCTGAGGAGATAATCCTTTCCGGCAGGCTGATGCGCATAGACGAGCTTAGAAAGGACGTTAAAGACCTCTTTGAGGAGCGCTTTGACCTTCCGGTGGTCAAGCAGAGAGGGCTGGAAGGAAAAGCCAAGGAAGCAGCTCAGGGAAGCGCAATAATCGGCGATGGACTTGCTGGGGGAGAATTCAAAGAGCTTGTTGAGCACGTTGAGATAAGGAAGAGTTACGGAAGCGTTCTTGAGTGGGTGAAACTTCCCCTGGCCCTCTGA
- a CDS encoding DUF424 domain-containing protein, giving the protein MKVYVKVYRVQGEVLVAACDEELLGKTFREGELKLEVKERFYKGELREVEELESLLEEATIANLTGERCVKKAIELGYVDEKRVLYIQGVPHAQMAKLL; this is encoded by the coding sequence ATGAAAGTCTACGTTAAGGTCTATCGTGTTCAAGGGGAAGTTCTTGTTGCCGCATGTGATGAGGAGCTTTTAGGTAAAACGTTCAGGGAAGGTGAGCTCAAATTAGAGGTAAAAGAGAGATTCTACAAAGGTGAACTCAGAGAGGTTGAAGAGCTTGAGTCCCTGCTGGAAGAGGCCACAATAGCAAACCTCACCGGAGAGAGGTGTGTAAAAAAGGCTATTGAGCTTGGCTATGTAGATGAAAAGAGAGTGCTTTACATCCAAGGAGTCCCTCATGCGCAGATGGCAAAGCTGTTATAA
- a CDS encoding M20 family metallopeptidase encodes MNPLEEAIKIKDQIIAWRRDFHMHPELGYEEERTSKIVENRLREWGYRIKRVGTGIIADIGKGEKTIALRADMDALPVQEENDVPYKSRIPGKMHACGHDAHTAMLLGAAKIIAEHENELPNKVRLLFQPAEEGGNGALKMIEGGALEGVDAIFGLHVWMELPSGVVGIREGPFMAGVGRFDVEILGKGGHGASPHETIDPIPIAAQAILAFQTIISRNLNPLESGVVTVGSIKAGEAFNVIPERVYMSGTYRFFTPETKSLIEKRIEEILKGITLANNASYKLKIEEVGPPTINDPKMASLARKVAQNLGLKVEEVPKTMGAEDFAFYLQKVPGVFIALGTRNEEKGIIYPHHHPKFDVDEEVLYLGTALEVALAREFLRST; translated from the coding sequence ATGAATCCTCTCGAAGAAGCCATCAAAATTAAAGACCAGATAATTGCCTGGCGCAGGGATTTTCACATGCATCCTGAACTTGGCTACGAGGAAGAAAGAACCTCAAAAATTGTTGAGAATCGCTTGAGAGAGTGGGGGTATAGGATTAAGCGCGTTGGAACGGGAATAATAGCTGATATTGGTAAAGGAGAGAAAACTATCGCCCTGAGGGCTGATATGGATGCTTTGCCGGTTCAGGAAGAGAACGATGTCCCCTATAAGTCCAGAATCCCGGGAAAAATGCATGCCTGTGGCCATGACGCTCACACTGCAATGCTCCTCGGGGCGGCGAAGATAATAGCAGAGCATGAAAACGAGCTCCCCAACAAGGTAAGACTACTCTTCCAGCCAGCGGAGGAGGGAGGAAACGGAGCATTGAAGATGATAGAAGGTGGAGCCTTAGAGGGCGTAGATGCTATTTTCGGCCTCCACGTATGGATGGAACTGCCGAGCGGTGTTGTTGGTATAAGAGAAGGCCCCTTCATGGCAGGAGTTGGGAGGTTTGATGTTGAAATATTGGGAAAAGGAGGCCACGGGGCTTCGCCACACGAAACCATCGACCCAATTCCAATAGCGGCTCAAGCCATCTTGGCATTTCAGACAATCATAAGCAGAAATCTCAATCCTCTGGAAAGCGGAGTTGTTACCGTTGGTTCAATAAAAGCCGGAGAAGCATTTAACGTGATTCCCGAAAGGGTGTACATGAGCGGTACTTACAGATTCTTCACGCCAGAAACAAAAAGCCTTATTGAAAAAAGAATTGAAGAGATTTTAAAGGGCATAACATTAGCTAACAATGCCTCGTATAAGCTCAAGATAGAAGAAGTAGGCCCCCCAACAATAAATGATCCAAAGATGGCATCTCTTGCCAGAAAGGTTGCTCAAAATCTCGGGCTGAAAGTAGAAGAAGTTCCAAAGACCATGGGAGCTGAAGACTTTGCATTCTACCTCCAAAAGGTACCGGGAGTATTTATAGCCCTGGGTACAAGAAACGAGGAAAAGGGAATAATTTATCCACACCACCACCCAAAGTTTGACGTGGACGAGGAAGTGCTTTATCTCGGAACGGCTCTCGAAGTGGCCCTGGCTAGGGAGTTTTTGAGGTCAACATGA
- a CDS encoding glycosyltransferase family 39 protein codes for MKRTKFALFIVVSFLVRLIPHRTLLLAVYDEYLHRDLTLRIANSGIGVLSRDLGSLLGLKAYSYPPLFHVIGALFYGIFKSDFVFFVLPAVYGVLSLIAFYYLSKEILGEENKAFLATLLVGFAPNFLYRTSLYIPENLGVFLFISGLWLIVRFLKTGKTKYLIYSMVLLPVYMVTHRGWVFFVGVGLLMFFVHFIPWVKRHLHYLAVLALAALALYYAPVTGEFIRGLISRMPREEVTALGYLKWIGVVQLIFGVLATKKYLEGDPVRQGLALWAWAFMILGSIAFRFRDPYASLPLSIMAAEYLVDEVFPKLRLILEKITADMSGIGANVFRKALLNKKAVSILIALFIVTPIVQGAYSSYAYITPPTVKDKEAFEWIKENTPEDAVFLVWWDLGYLLIGNTHRKDVVMWKKVYQGFFEEAPDSQEAIKAYSDHVVMFSSTQKERVYHLMELYNVSYIYVDNYRRAYGLIKYGLMEYAPYDTHFKTLFVNGNSELYQFIPNPSLLPPDRDRIEYSGSYEVLVNFLENFWTGYNYADFDDGYKGDYFLNSRIAEIYSYLYQKTGNEKFKERYEWLLRWLAYKQLDNGGFPEGIPPNDFTLYTAFTLEPLMKMPFEGSAKGRKYLQERIKENYIMTTPKDKKGDLFAEAQMLPILYEYSLLNGTVLNNLITKILEEQRKDGSWRESLGGTIVTAFGLARYYQISGDERVLPAIKKAAEWIKEQQEENGHFKGEKGYGYSRATYANVLFVYHIVGMTKEEEQMLNIIKNTYDLNKEPRPLQATLDIFRALKYAYGMENAIEILSEILALQNF; via the coding sequence ATGAAGAGAACTAAGTTTGCACTGTTTATTGTTGTCTCATTCCTTGTAAGGCTAATACCTCACAGAACTCTGCTGCTTGCGGTCTATGACGAATATCTCCATAGGGATTTGACGTTGAGAATCGCTAACAGTGGGATAGGAGTTCTTTCTAGAGATTTAGGGTCGTTATTGGGTCTTAAAGCCTACAGCTATCCTCCTCTCTTTCATGTAATAGGGGCCCTCTTTTATGGGATTTTCAAGAGTGATTTTGTGTTCTTTGTACTGCCAGCCGTTTATGGCGTGCTCTCCCTGATAGCCTTCTACTATCTCTCAAAGGAAATTCTAGGAGAGGAAAATAAAGCATTCTTGGCAACCCTTTTGGTGGGCTTTGCTCCGAATTTTCTTTATAGAACTAGCCTTTACATCCCCGAAAATCTCGGCGTTTTTCTGTTTATTTCTGGGCTATGGTTAATAGTGAGATTCCTCAAAACTGGAAAAACGAAGTATTTAATTTACTCGATGGTCTTGCTCCCAGTTTATATGGTCACACACAGAGGATGGGTGTTTTTTGTTGGAGTTGGACTATTAATGTTCTTTGTGCATTTCATTCCATGGGTGAAGAGGCATCTCCACTATCTGGCAGTTTTAGCCCTTGCAGCTCTTGCCCTTTACTATGCCCCCGTAACCGGGGAGTTCATAAGGGGCCTCATATCCAGAATGCCAAGGGAAGAGGTTACAGCTTTGGGATATTTGAAGTGGATTGGAGTTGTTCAACTGATTTTTGGAGTTTTGGCGACTAAGAAGTATTTAGAAGGAGACCCAGTTAGGCAGGGTTTGGCCTTGTGGGCTTGGGCGTTCATGATCTTAGGCAGCATAGCGTTTAGGTTTAGGGATCCTTATGCATCCCTACCCCTTTCAATAATGGCGGCAGAGTACTTGGTGGATGAGGTATTTCCAAAGCTTCGCCTAATTCTTGAAAAAATCACTGCAGATATGAGTGGAATAGGTGCGAACGTATTTAGGAAGGCTTTGCTGAATAAAAAAGCCGTTTCCATTTTGATAGCATTGTTTATTGTTACTCCCATTGTGCAGGGGGCTTACTCTTCGTATGCCTACATAACTCCCCCGACGGTAAAGGACAAAGAGGCGTTTGAATGGATAAAAGAGAACACTCCAGAAGATGCCGTATTTTTGGTGTGGTGGGATTTGGGATATCTGTTAATAGGCAACACCCATAGAAAAGACGTCGTGATGTGGAAGAAAGTCTACCAAGGATTTTTTGAGGAGGCTCCTGATTCTCAGGAGGCGATTAAGGCGTATTCAGATCACGTGGTCATGTTCAGTTCAACCCAAAAGGAGAGGGTTTATCATTTGATGGAGCTCTACAATGTCAGCTACATCTATGTAGATAATTACCGCAGGGCCTATGGTCTCATAAAGTACGGCCTTATGGAGTATGCCCCTTATGATACTCATTTCAAAACGCTCTTCGTAAATGGAAACTCTGAGCTCTATCAATTCATACCAAACCCCTCCCTCCTTCCACCGGATCGGGATAGGATAGAGTATTCCGGAAGCTATGAAGTGTTGGTGAACTTTTTGGAAAACTTCTGGACTGGCTACAACTATGCGGACTTTGATGACGGATATAAGGGGGATTACTTTTTGAATTCCAGGATTGCGGAAATATACTCTTACCTCTATCAAAAGACAGGGAACGAAAAATTCAAAGAGCGCTATGAATGGTTATTAAGGTGGCTTGCATATAAACAACTCGATAATGGGGGCTTTCCGGAAGGAATTCCTCCGAATGACTTTACTCTGTATACCGCCTTTACATTGGAGCCCCTAATGAAAATGCCTTTTGAGGGAAGTGCTAAGGGGAGGAAGTACCTCCAAGAGAGGATCAAAGAAAATTACATTATGACAACTCCAAAAGACAAAAAGGGAGACCTCTTTGCTGAGGCCCAAATGCTCCCAATACTCTATGAATACAGCCTGCTTAATGGGACGGTGCTAAATAATTTAATAACCAAAATCCTTGAGGAACAGAGGAAGGATGGGAGCTGGAGGGAGAGCTTAGGAGGAACCATTGTTACGGCCTTTGGTCTGGCCAGATACTACCAGATAAGTGGGGATGAAAGGGTCTTACCTGCAATCAAAAAGGCAGCAGAATGGATCAAGGAGCAGCAAGAAGAAAACGGACATTTCAAAGGGGAAAAGGGGTACGGTTATTCCAGGGCAACCTATGCCAATGTTTTGTTCGTGTACCATATTGTCGGAATGACGAAAGAGGAGGAACAGATGCTGAACATTATAAAGAACACCTATGACCTCAACAAGGAACCACGGCCTCTTCAAGCTACATTGGATATCTTCAGGGCTTTGAAGTATGCTTATGGTATGGAAAATGCCATAGAAATTCTCAGTGAAATTCTGGCGTTGCAAAACTTTTAA
- a CDS encoding S8 family serine peptidase, whose protein sequence is MNKKALSVFVTLLMLLAVVPAASVSAEAEDTKLYSSENATKNTTETRNMVVKAVITKEVSQAALNAIMKGQPTIVLIIKVEDGKLEEAKAELEKLGAKILDENKVLNMLLVRIKPEKVTELNHISSLERAWLNKEVKLLPPVIEKDLASSPGVLDEPKMYNSTWVINAIQFIQDIGYDGNGTLVAVLDTGVDPNHPFLNITPDGKRKIIEWKDFTDEGFVDTSYQFSNVVSDVLIINQTFTIYSGLKLNESTGLMEYVTETIYINNVTIGNITSANGIYHFGLLPERYFDLNFDGDQEDFYLVLLVNSSGNGYDVAYVDTDLDHDFTDEVPLRQYNMTYDVAVFSYSAHGPLNYVLAEIDPNGTYASFGWDGHGHGTHVAGTIAGYDSNNDAWDWLSMYAGEWNIFSRLYGWDRRNLTTDTVQGVAPGAQIMAVRVLKSVGSGSMWDIINGMTYAATHGADVISMSLGGNYPFLDGSDPESVAVNELTEKYGVIFVIAAGNEGPGINIIGSPGVATKAITVGAAAVPTNVGVFVSQILSILSNGYYYFPAYTNVRMAYFSSRGPRVDGEMKPNVVAPGYGIYSSIPMWAGAADFMSGTSMATPHVSGVVALLISGAKKEGIDYNFDKIKKALESGATWLEGDPYTGQEYTELDQGHGLVNVTKSWKLLKEMNGTSLPIVDHWAEKSYSDFAEYLSVDVIRGLYARNSVPETVEWHIKYVGDTKYRTFEIYATDQWIKPFVEGSITLENNTEFVLKVGYHTDSLEPGLHVGRIIIDDPTTPVIDDEILNTVIIPEKFALENNYTLRWEDYNGPKMIRHHFFIIPENVDVLYTTTSRWDYGLYRPDGMYVFQVSDSPAAVANPMPGNWELVWNGWNFAPLYESSYTAKIYGVDISPATWYVNRTYLDNNTHFTVSFNITNIYAPINATLVPFGFGTYSTSIENVADGEYFIKALEVPEGVRQLKIRIGNPSVSDADLDLYLYDSTGSLVVDPGLYMGPTAYEEIVVNYPEAGTYSIVVYGYDVKDENGNPTTTTFDLSVEIVVDNGNIKLDRDAVVLGSNESALITANISINSDLPAGIYSGLIEIRDNEVYENTGVPVAVVPITLIVDKAEMVVGFTPTTGVLGEAQNYTVIVKHALTLEPITNATVIIELMENISYKTDKNGTVTFLFKPTKLNVDEISIMIIKENFNTLTKTFQITVSEPPKVEELIKEHKATIVASSPEANATLVSRKVSTSTSTSGAQKTTTTTITITVNGTTNETAMVMVVIPKEAENVVVTGDHVVSYYVEEGEKAKYVFVTVKFASPVDVSITYTITSKTGASIAMLNYLYYRYYLKELANFEKLYSKALELGVDNKSLQMALILNQTAGEYYKKAQEVVGGNILSGIHTGDPRLLTPLRKAYLTLRDAVLLLQEAINKLESS, encoded by the coding sequence ATGAATAAAAAGGCGCTGAGTGTTTTTGTAACACTCTTGATGCTACTTGCAGTGGTTCCAGCGGCGTCTGTATCAGCTGAAGCGGAAGATACCAAGTTGTATAGTTCAGAGAATGCAACAAAGAATACTACTGAAACAAGAAACATGGTAGTTAAAGCAGTAATCACAAAAGAAGTCTCACAAGCTGCATTGAATGCCATTATGAAAGGACAACCCACCATAGTTCTCATAATCAAGGTTGAAGATGGCAAACTCGAAGAGGCAAAAGCAGAGCTTGAAAAGCTTGGGGCGAAGATTCTTGATGAGAACAAGGTTTTGAACATGCTCCTTGTCAGAATAAAGCCAGAAAAAGTCACGGAACTCAACCACATCTCATCACTTGAGAGAGCTTGGCTCAACAAGGAGGTGAAACTCCTTCCTCCAGTGATAGAGAAGGATCTTGCTTCTTCGCCAGGAGTCTTGGATGAACCCAAAATGTATAACAGTACTTGGGTCATTAATGCAATTCAGTTTATCCAGGACATTGGGTATGATGGAAACGGTACTTTGGTAGCTGTTCTCGATACTGGAGTCGATCCCAACCACCCGTTCTTGAACATAACCCCGGATGGAAAGAGGAAAATTATAGAGTGGAAGGATTTTACAGACGAGGGGTTCGTGGATACCTCCTACCAGTTTAGCAACGTGGTAAGTGATGTTCTGATTATAAACCAGACGTTCACCATTTATTCGGGCCTTAAACTCAACGAGTCAACGGGGCTCATGGAATACGTTACCGAAACCATTTACATTAACAACGTCACCATCGGAAACATAACGTCTGCCAACGGCATCTACCACTTTGGTCTTCTTCCTGAGAGGTACTTTGACCTCAACTTTGACGGTGATCAGGAGGACTTCTATCTCGTTCTACTGGTAAACTCCAGCGGAAACGGTTACGATGTAGCTTACGTCGACACTGATCTTGACCACGACTTTACAGATGAGGTTCCACTTAGGCAGTACAACATGACCTACGATGTCGCAGTTTTCAGTTATTCTGCCCATGGTCCACTCAACTACGTGCTGGCTGAGATCGATCCCAATGGAACATACGCATCGTTCGGCTGGGATGGTCACGGCCACGGAACTCACGTTGCTGGGACGATTGCTGGCTATGACAGCAATAACGATGCTTGGGACTGGCTCAGCATGTATGCTGGTGAATGGAATATCTTTTCGCGGCTGTATGGTTGGGATCGTAGGAACTTGACAACTGATACTGTCCAGGGCGTGGCTCCCGGTGCACAGATAATGGCAGTTAGAGTTCTAAAAAGTGTTGGTAGTGGCTCGATGTGGGACATCATAAACGGCATGACCTACGCCGCTACCCACGGTGCGGATGTTATTAGTATGAGCCTCGGTGGAAACTATCCTTTCTTGGACGGCTCAGATCCTGAGAGCGTGGCCGTTAATGAACTCACCGAGAAATATGGCGTAATATTCGTCATCGCCGCCGGAAACGAGGGGCCAGGTATTAACATCATAGGTAGCCCTGGAGTTGCGACCAAGGCAATAACGGTCGGTGCTGCTGCAGTACCTACCAACGTCGGAGTTTTTGTATCGCAAATACTCAGTATTTTGAGTAATGGATATTATTACTTCCCAGCGTACACCAACGTAAGGATGGCATATTTCTCAAGCAGGGGACCAAGGGTTGACGGAGAAATGAAGCCCAACGTAGTGGCTCCGGGATACGGAATATATTCCTCAATCCCAATGTGGGCAGGGGCCGCGGACTTCATGTCGGGAACTTCAATGGCAACTCCCCATGTTAGCGGTGTCGTTGCACTTCTCATCAGCGGTGCAAAAAAGGAGGGCATTGACTACAACTTTGACAAAATAAAGAAGGCATTGGAAAGCGGTGCCACCTGGCTTGAGGGTGATCCCTACACCGGTCAGGAGTACACGGAGCTTGATCAGGGACACGGTCTCGTTAACGTCACCAAATCCTGGAAACTTCTCAAGGAGATGAACGGCACTTCCCTCCCAATTGTTGATCACTGGGCTGAGAAGTCTTACAGTGACTTTGCTGAGTACCTCAGTGTCGACGTTATAAGGGGTCTCTATGCGAGGAATTCAGTACCCGAGACCGTTGAGTGGCATATCAAGTACGTTGGAGACACCAAGTATAGGACGTTTGAAATCTACGCCACGGATCAATGGATAAAGCCCTTCGTGGAGGGTAGCATAACACTTGAGAACAACACTGAGTTTGTCCTTAAGGTTGGATACCACACCGATAGTCTCGAGCCAGGCCTTCACGTTGGGAGGATAATCATCGACGATCCTACAACGCCGGTGATTGACGATGAGATCTTGAACACTGTTATTATCCCTGAAAAATTTGCTTTGGAAAACAACTATACTCTTAGGTGGGAAGACTATAACGGTCCGAAAATGATAAGGCACCACTTCTTCATAATACCCGAGAACGTCGATGTTCTCTACACTACAACGAGTAGATGGGACTACGGCCTCTATAGGCCAGATGGAATGTACGTGTTCCAAGTCTCAGATTCCCCTGCGGCAGTGGCCAATCCGATGCCCGGAAATTGGGAGCTCGTTTGGAACGGGTGGAACTTTGCACCGCTGTACGAGTCAAGCTACACTGCCAAGATCTATGGTGTTGATATTTCACCAGCGACCTGGTATGTAAACAGGACTTACCTGGATAACAACACCCACTTCACGGTCAGTTTTAACATAACCAACATCTACGCCCCAATCAACGCCACTCTCGTGCCCTTTGGGTTTGGAACCTACAGTACAAGCATTGAGAACGTTGCCGATGGTGAGTACTTCATAAAGGCCCTTGAGGTTCCAGAGGGAGTCAGGCAGTTAAAAATCAGGATTGGAAATCCGAGTGTTTCAGATGCCGACCTTGACCTATACCTGTACGACAGCACCGGCAGTTTGGTCGTTGATCCGGGTCTCTATATGGGCCCCACAGCGTATGAAGAGATTGTCGTGAACTATCCGGAAGCTGGAACTTATTCAATAGTCGTTTACGGCTATGATGTTAAAGATGAAAACGGAAATCCAACAACCACAACCTTTGACCTATCGGTTGAGATAGTTGTGGACAACGGTAACATAAAGCTCGACAGGGACGCTGTTGTCCTCGGAAGCAACGAGAGCGCCCTCATAACTGCTAATATATCAATCAACAGCGACCTCCCGGCGGGTATATACTCCGGTTTAATAGAGATAAGGGACAACGAAGTTTACGAGAACACTGGTGTGCCTGTGGCAGTTGTTCCAATAACGCTCATAGTTGACAAGGCCGAGATGGTAGTTGGATTTACCCCAACAACAGGCGTGCTTGGAGAAGCCCAAAACTACACAGTCATAGTGAAGCACGCCCTAACTTTAGAACCAATAACTAATGCTACAGTAATTATAGAACTTATGGAAAATATAAGTTACAAAACAGACAAAAATGGTACTGTAACATTCTTATTTAAACCAACTAAACTAAATGTCGATGAAATCTCAATCATGATCATAAAAGAAAACTTTAACACCCTGACGAAAACATTCCAAATAACAGTCTCAGAGCCTCCAAAAGTTGAAGAGCTTATTAAAGAACACAAAGCAACTATTGTAGCATCCTCTCCAGAAGCAAATGCCACCCTAGTCTCAAGAAAGGTTTCAACAAGTACGAGCACAAGTGGGGCTCAAAAGACCACAACGACTACAATAACGATTACGGTAAATGGTACTACAAATGAGACCGCGATGGTAATGGTAGTCATTCCAAAAGAGGCTGAAAACGTAGTGGTCACCGGAGACCATGTAGTGTCATATTATGTAGAAGAAGGAGAAAAGGCAAAATACGTGTTTGTAACAGTTAAATTTGCATCCCCAGTAGATGTGTCCATTACCTACACTATAACGAGTAAGACTGGAGCGTCAATAGCCATGCTGAATTACTTGTATTACAGATACTATCTAAAAGAGTTGGCCAACTTTGAAAAACTCTACAGCAAAGCCTTAGAGCTGGGAGTTGACAATAAGAGTCTCCAAATGGCTCTTATCCTTAACCAGACTGCCGGGGAGTACTATAAAAAGGCTCAAGAAGTAGTTGGAGGAAACATACTCTCGGGAATACACACTGGAGACCCAAGACTTCTAACACCTCTAAGAAAGGCATATCTTACTCTAAGAGATGCAGTATTACTGCTACAAGAGGCCATCAATAAACTAGAATCCTCTTAG